Genomic DNA from bacterium:
ATCGCGACGGGAGGGATTTTTGAGATGGGTTCCAACTTCGCGGTTTTTTACGAGAAAAATTTCCGCGAGCAGAAATCGTTGCGGAAAATACACGCGGCGACTTCAACTGCCGGGAGCCATCCTGTGCTCGTAGTACCACTGCAATACATCCTTCACAATCGGAATCGTGTTCAAACTCCCCTCTTTTGCGTCTTCAATAAGTACAAGGATCGCAAGCTCGGGATTTTCTGCCGGAGCGTAGCCAACAAAGAAGGCATTGGTTTTCGTGTTGTTCTGAATCTGCGCGCTGCCGGTTTTGCCCGCGACCGTCAATGGTAAATCAGCGAGTTTGTGCGCCGTGCCATAATCCTTTTGCACGGCGGCGTTCATTCCCTGCTGTACTTCGTGGATTTCCGAGACATATTCAGAAAAATCCAAAATGTCGCGCGGATGCGCAGACTCCACAATTTCGCCCTTCGCGTCACGAACAGTCTGCATAAGGTATGGCTGTTTCTCGTGTCCGCCCGCGCCGATAGCACCGATAAAGGAAAGCAGGCGCAGCGGCGTCACCATCATGTCACCCTGGCCGATGCTCACGTTGTACGTATCGCCCACTCTCCACGGCCTGCCGGTGCGCCGCTCGTGTTCTTCTGGTCCGTAAAAAATGCCGGATGCCTCTCCGGGTAAATCAACGCCGGTGCGGTCGGCAAAACCAAAGTCGCGCCAATACGATTCAATGCGCGCTACCCCCAATCCCTTCTTGTCACCAAAGCCACCGCCCAGCACATAAAAATAAATGTTACTGGAACGCGCGAGTGCCGAGTACAAATTCACCCAGCCGTGCGCCTTCCAGTCCAAAAACTTACTCGGATGCGCGGGATCATACGGATTCGCGAGCTCCAAAACGCCGGAAGAAAAAACGGATGTTGTGGGGTCAATCACGCCCTCGTGAAGTCCGGCAAGCGCCATCATCGGCTTGATGGTTGAACCCGGGCTATACACGCCGGAAACGGCGCGATTAAACAGCGGATGCGCCGCGTCGCGGAGTAAGCGACCCCGCGCGTCATTTTTCCCGGAAAGCGTAAAGAGGTTATCATCATAACTCGGCAAATTCACGAGCGATAAAATTTCTCCGGTTTTGGGATTGAGAATGATTCCGACGCCCGCGGTGCGTCCGAGCAGGCGTAAGCCATCACGCATACGACCGTAAAAATATTGCTGCAGTTCGCCGTCAATCGTTGTTTCCAGCGTATTGCCGGGCGTCGGCTCCATGCTCACGCGCTTTTCAAGCACGTTCCCTCGCACATCGCGCATGATGCGCTCATAGCCATCTTCGCCGCGAAGGAGTGTGTCATAAAACGCCTCAAGTCCGTCTTTGCCTTGAATGGTGCGGCCAATATCTCCGATGCCGGTGTAGCCCAGGAGGTGCGCGAAGGCGGGTCCGTAGAGGTAATTCCGGCGATAATCATTCGCGATCCCGACTGCCGGCTCATTTAATCCTTTAAGTGCGATCGCGGTTTCAACCGAAACGCCCTGC
This window encodes:
- a CDS encoding penicillin-binding transpeptidase domain-containing protein: MKNDDLHFEEAMFDGLGRSPASLELPLHRSVFVGAVAVAFFAVTAMFIRVGYLNITRGDFYVARAAGNASKETVLPAQRGVIVDRTGLPLVSNEPIFSVFLNVPEFLKKDPEARLTFIERLRGILSADELRGDIGDIVRLADLERSAQLLLEQGVSVETAIALKGLNEPAVGIANDYRRNYLYGPAFAHLLGYTGIGDIGRTIQGKDGLEAFYDTLLRGEDGYERIMRDVRGNVLEKRVSMEPTPGNTLETTIDGELQQYFYGRMRDGLRLLGRTAGVGIILNPKTGEILSLVNLPSYDDNLFTLSGKNDARGRLLRDAAHPLFNRAVSGVYSPGSTIKPMMALAGLHEGVIDPTTSVFSSGVLELANPYDPAHPSKFLDWKAHGWVNLYSALARSSNIYFYVLGGGFGDKKGLGVARIESYWRDFGFADRTGVDLPGEASGIFYGPEEHERRTGRPWRVGDTYNVSIGQGDMMVTPLRLLSFIGAIGAGGHEKQPYLMQTVRDAKGEIVESAHPRDILDFSEYVSEIHEVQQGMNAAVQKDYGTAHKLADLPLTVAGKTGSAQIQNNTKTNAFFVGYAPAENPELAILVLIEDAKEGSLNTIPIVKDVLQWYYEHRMAPGS